Genomic DNA from Chelonia mydas isolate rCheMyd1 chromosome 6, rCheMyd1.pri.v2, whole genome shotgun sequence:
ctaattcCAAAACATATTATACTaacaaaaatgaatacaaatattaCTACGTAAAATTATgatcatttaaaacaattttcaaaGTTAGGCTTTCAGGCCtacagatgatcacagtggtcccttctgtttTTCAAATCTAAGAATCTCTAAATTgatccaatagttaattaccatcactgtttaaaaatgtgcaccttatttcaagtctaaatctgtccagcttcaacttccagccactggatcttctcatatccactgactgcagtggggtcTGGGCTGGATTCTGGTCTCAGCTCCCCTGAGGACAATCTGGAGTCACCCCATGTGAGCCCCACTCTTACAAACCCCAATGAAAACAAACCCGCATTATTTATTGTTCCATATCTCAAGGTTTTTAAGTAAAACCTCCATTTCCCCAGGGTAAATCCAGAGCCAATGCAGGTCCTCTGGGGCATGTCAGTTCAGATAGAAGCCGAAGCGTCTATGTTTGGGACCTAGAGAGATTACTCCTGGTCCGAGTCCATGGATTTGCTTTCCTCAGGTATCTCCTGTTTTTTGAACTCATCAATGTCTTTCTGATGCTCCCTTCTAAACTCGTTGAGCTCCCACGCCCGTTGGATGAAGGGTCCCGAGACTTGGGGCCTTTCGGTCAGCTGGAGGTACGGTTCTGGGCTGCATCTCATCAGCCTCACCTCCAGTCTGAGCACCTCCAGCACCCGGTTCTTCAGGGAATTCTCTTCCTCAGTCCGGCGCCAGTCGAATAAATTAATCGAATGCAGGAAGTAGCTGGGCAGGTGTCTCTTCTCTAGGCTGAACTCCAGCACCTTTAGCAGGGTCCGCACAGAATCCATCAACGTGGCCCAGTTCTTCGTCTCTGGGTTGAGGTGGGAAGCCCAAAAAAGAACCGTCTGCAAAAGAAACAtgcagctctaaccactagagacTGCTACGCTCCCACAAcaagggctagaacccaggagtcctggctcctggcccccctcccctaacccactcccctcccagagctggggagagaactgaggaatcctggctcccagccccccactcccccaacccaCTGGATCTTTCTCCCCTACAACTGTGGATGCTTGCATCACCCttccctccctggctgccccctctGAGTTACCTTCAGGTGGTAGGAGGTCAGGACTTTGCCATACCAATGCCTCCAGTTCTCCTTGTTGATTTTCTTCAGCACCCGCAGCGCCAGCCACCTGTGCCCACCATCGGCGTCAATGTCCTTGAGGAGCTGGGTCTCAGCCAGGGAGTAGGTGAGCCTGGAGTGGGGTGGAGCGAAATGGGGCAGGGCTGAATGGGAGTACAGGGTCAgacagacccccaccccaaacctgccCTGggatgtctgtgtgtgtctgtccatccctccctgctggaggggatgagccctgctctgtgtgcattTCTGTTGCCTTCTGCGGGAACAAATGAGATTTGCATTTTTACCTCCAGTATGAACCCTTGGCCACCAGACTGGTCCCAGTTTTGTCAATTTCCTTGATATTCCAGGTGGGTTTGATCCGCTCAGTGTCTTGCTCCTGGTCCCACCAGTCGGAAAGCCACCTGAGATCCTGCTGCGGCCAATCCATGGGCATGTCCCCTTTATTCCGGATGGTGGGCACCAGGTCTATAGACACATCTAGGTTTTTCACCTTTGCAGTGAGCTGCACAGCTGGACACTTTGGTTTATTATTCATGTCCTTCAGTTTAACGTTGCCTTGGAGAGGGCAAGACAGAGGAGTGGGAGTTAAAAGCAAACAGCTGACATAGGGCAAAGCTTTGTAGATCTGAGATGATGGAAGGGCAAAGGTCAAGGGAATGAGGGCCAAGAtcccaggacgcctgggttctctcccagctctggaaggggagcagggtctagtgattagagcaccagggctgggagtcaggactcctggttctctCCACAGCTCTGGGAGATGAGCAGGGTCTAATGATtagagcaggggaagggctgggaaccaggactcctgggttctagctctGAGTGTCTGTGACATCGTCTgtgatgatgaagtgagctgtagctcacgaaagcttatgctcaaataaattggttagtctctaaggtgccactagtactccttttctttttgtgacattGTGTGACTAACTTCATCTCCATGGGCACGTGGTGAGTTACTGGAAGAACTGAGAATAGaaaccaggaatcctgactccctaACCCCTAACTCTGGGAACTCCATTGTGCGGGAGAGATTATGAAGGAACAGTGAAAAATTTCTCACCCcttagctctgccaatgcccctcagtcccaacctgcagccccccgctatctcAGCTGTGGGCTTCCCGAACACACAGCTCTGCTTGTGCCCCTAAAGCCCAACCAGCAGCCCGTACTATCCCAGACAggggctcccccatccccacagctctgtcagtgcccctcaaacccgacccacagcccccttttCAATGTATTTACTATTTCATCCTAAGCAATTTAACAGTTTTCCCTTCTGTATTTCCATCATCATTGGTGCTTATAATTTCTCCACTTACAGAATCCCTTAATGGATGTAATTTCTACTTACTAACTCCGGGAACAAATTTTCTTCTCTCTAAAAACAGAGATGGGGCAAGGAAAAGTTAGTTAAAATCTATGACACTCCAATTCTTGTATATAACACTGACCAAACAGACAAATCTGGAAGAAAATGATCAGTTTGCAAGAGAGTTGGAAGAAGTCGGATTTCTCTGTGTCTATATTAATAAGGCCTTGGCTAGCTCATAGTAAGAACTACGGGTTGTCGGAAGTGCTGAAATCAACACACACTGGAAATACCATCAGTTAGCCCTGTTCCACTCTCGACTGTTCCCCTGTTTAACTACTTCTCCTACGGGGATGATTTTAATCCCAGTAtacagtggcggatttagagatAGTGGGGCCCTGTGTTCaccttcatttttggggcccccttggggacccagccaagaaaaagaacattcgctcttatctcccccatccctggttttccttctttttttcttcatcctcctcctgtaTTATAAGCAataggaagtcaatggaaataaagtgaggtaccttcaTTGTTTTTGTTGTCTAACTTTTTTTctacagaccacttgaaaattgcggagggtctcggcggaccacttactgatctttccaaatactgtttgtaccgttagctaatgattgtaaagtgctctggataagagcgctttattaaaaaaaaaagtaaaaaaacattggggtgcagggtctggccaggagttagggtgtgggagggggctcagggctgggggtgcagagtctgggagagagttagggtgaaggagcaggctgggggttggggtgcagggtctggccaggagttagggtgtgggagggggctcagggctgggggtgcagagtctgggagagagttagggtgaaggagcaggctgggggttggggtgcagggtcttgacaggagttagggtgtgggagggggctcagggctgggggtgcagagtctgggagagagttagggtgaaggagcaggctgggggttggggtgcagggtcttgacaggagttagggtgtgggagggggctcagggctggggcagagggttgcggtGGGGAGCGCTCACCTGGGGCAGCTTctgtttggtgtgaggggtgcaggtggggatggggaggtgcaggagtcaggacaaggggtgtgggtggggctgggtgtgggtggggggtgcaggagtcagggcagggggctggggtgtgtgtgtgtagggggcagtgcgtggggagtgggggggggcttggggctggggcagtccCAGTCGCGGCCGCTGGGTTCCCTTACCTGGCTGGCTGGTGGACGCGTCCCTGTCCTGCCGCTGCTCCTGTTCTCTGCCAAAGGGATCTGTGGAGGCAGCAGGTGAGAGCTGAGACCCCCCTGGCCTGCCGCGTCCTTCCCCTGGCTTTTTTCCAGGGGCTGGGACTGCACctgccataggtgccgacttccccactttcccctgggtgctcgccccctcctctgcccctggccccgcccccactccacccctttcatgaggccccacccctgccctgctcccattccaaccccttccccaaatccccgccccggccctgccttctcccctgagcgcgccgtgttcctgctcccccctccctcccggagcatgctaacgctgccaaacagctgtttggcggctgccgggtgggaagtgctgggaggtaggcggaggagcagggacacggtGCACTCagaggaggggagcttggctgccggtgggtgcggagcacccactaatttttccccgtgggtgctccaaccccagagcacccacggagtcggcacctatggcacCTGCGCTGCCCGGCGTCCAGAGGAGCAGGGCAGCAGGACAGGCACGGACGGACACCCCACCAGGGGAGCACACCCCCAACCAGCCCCCTCACCTGCCTGCTTCACCTGGCTGCCAGCgccagcctgcagcaggagccccgggAGCCAGCAGGAGCCCGGCTCACCGGCTGGGAGAGCACACCGCACGCCGCGCCTCCAGCACGGCTCTTAAAcggctccctccctgctctcccccacagcgccccccccccgcagggggtgctgggctgcctggccctgggcctCCTGTGGTTGGGGGGCCCCGTGCAAGGGCACTTGTGTGTTTCATTGTAAATCTGCCTCTGCCAGTATAGGAAAATCCTCACAACCCCTGCTCGCATGGGTGCTGTTCTACCTATATTAAAGGGCTGTCGCGCTTGGCAAGGAATTGACTGGAGCTACAGCAACACACGCCCGGTGGAAATGGAATTAAGAACATCCTCAGGACATGGATATAAAAGCACAACGGTTACCCAGTGCAAGGTGGGGTTATGCCCTTTACCAAGGTCGCACCTCTTTGGCAAACTGCTTGGGAAGTTAAAGAATGAGTTTCCCTTTATCTGAAGTTTGTCTCAGAAAGAGTTTCCGGCCAATGACACAACAGCaggtggaaaaaaagaaaaaaacctgaaaaatgctCCCCAATAGATCTGCCGGGGTTTAGTTCGCCATAGCTACGGCACTCATGGGTGTGACGCTGTATGAAAGATGGGAGACATTTTAGGATGTTATTACCAATACAGtgttataaaattgcaaggaatctgaccagatatgccatgtaaggtatcagtgaaaatattataatttgccaagtatgataatcttgtttatacgtttgtatcacctttgtattatgagttatagatagGTGGGGTAGATCTGTATTTCCAAATCTGTGCTGTGGGTcagggtgacacccccagacagattggcaccAGCACTGCCTGGCCTGTTCGATGGCCCATCCAGGGTCGTCAGCTGTACCATGGACCCATTGAAAGGAGCCGGCAATGCacctatgactcagcaaggcggGCAGGGACaggcctatggacagaactctaaggcctccaagccatgtgctgggcagcttgtgtttgggacacaggaagtacaggccacatggcaaaaggaatataaaaggcagccccatcatctccattttgtcttcattcctgcttcttacctctggagggactttgctacaaatgaagctctgaacaaaggactgactgacccatcccagctgtgggtgtgtcaaggttccttccccactctgaactctagggtacagatgtgggaacctgcatgaaacccccccaagcttacttttaccagcttaggttaaaacttccccaaggtacaaactatttcaccctttgcccttggactcccactgccaccaccaaacgtttatctgggctTACTGGGAAAACTTgttttggaaacgtctttccccccaaaatcctcccaacccttgcaccccacttcctggggaacgtttggtaaaaatcctcaccaatttgcataggtgaccatagacccaaacccttggatcttagaacaatgaaaaaagcattcagttcttgaaaaaaAAAcgttttaatagaagaaacagtaaaaagtaaaagaatcacctctgtaaaatcagggtggtaaataccttacagggtaatcagattcaaaacatagagaatccctctaggcaaaaccttaagttacaaaaagacacaaaaaacaggaatctccattccattcagcacagctattttatcagccacttaaacaaaacagaatctaatgcgtctctagctagattacttactaagttctcagactccattcctgttctgtccccggcaaaagccttacccagacagacacagacccctttgatgttctccctcttcccagcttttgaaagtatcttctctcctcattggtcattttggtcaggtgccagcaaggttatcctagcttcttaaccctttacaggtgaaaggatttttcctctggccaggagggattttaaaggtgtgtggagggattttaaaggtgtgtacccttccctttatatttatgacatgccccccaaatcacagctagggtgaaacactggctgggatttcttcctggagctctaggaaaaacagaattaataagacacatgtacctccaaatatactactaactgtataaagactaacaatattttccacatctcaaggatgattttaaccagttgattctgggaaactttcacaggagagtgtatcaaccactttgttagaagctctggaaatgtgttgtatgttgaaatcaaaatcttggagagctaaactccaccgaataagttttttgttatttcccgtggtggtatgaagccaccgtAGCACAGCATgatcagtttgcaggtggaaacgccgtccccagaCATATGGGCTTAGCTTTTCCAGAGCgcagacaatggcgtaacatgctttttcactgactgaccagttgctttccctctcagacagcttcttgccgAGAAACAcgacagggtggaattcttgatctggtacttcctgcattaaaactgctccatCACcatgctcggatgcatctgtggttactacgAACAGTTtgtcatgtctgaccctgtgctaagggccccagactctgagtgtcgctttaagctggttaaaggccttctgacactcttcggtccactgaatggcatttggctgtttctttttggttaggtctgtcaatggggtggcgatttggctgtattgtggtacaaatcgtctgtaataaccggccaagcctaagaaggattgaacctgtttctttgactttgggacaggtcacttttggatagcatccactttggcctgtagggggttgatagctccttgacccacctggtgtccaaggtaagtcactctgtttaggcctatttgacacttcttagccttaatagttagtcctgcctcccttatgcgctccaagactttttgtagatgttccaggtgttctgcccaggaatccaaaaatatggccacatcatcaaggtaggcgactgcatattctcctaatgcCGCTAGGAGACCAtttacaagtctttggaaggtggcgggtgcatttcaaAGACCAAAAGGGAGCACTTTAAGTTCATACACCCTGACATGTGTGGTGAaagctgacctttccttggcggattcatctagcggtacctgccagtacctcttggttaagtccaaggtagagatgaactgggcccatcccagtttctctaatagttcatctgtccatggcattggatagttgtctgggcaagttacagcatttagcttacggtagtccacgcaaaaacatatctccccatctggtttgggaactagaaccactggagatgcccatgcactgccagaggggtggattacacccatctgtaacatatcctggatctcccattctatagcagttttagcttgaggagacacccggtaaggttggactttaattgggtgagcattacctgtgtcaatggagtggtatgcccgtttagccagtcctggggtggctgagaacgtcggcgcggagctagtgcacagctccttgatctgctgtcactgcatacgcccaagggtcatagagaggttcacctcttccacgccaccagcacttttcccttcgtagtagacaccttcaggccactcagcatcatctcctccctgggctgtagactgacaaacctttaattctctggattgattagaagagctgagaggtagTGGGTTGCTCCgtccgccgtccaagctctctgaaggctttcatctgcttcctgttcggtctggaactgttcccttgatgctggagacatcagttcctcattggattgtagACCTgagcttggtccctctggaagcaatgtaggggatgcggctgtttccgttgactgtgaaccgctctccactggGGCACTacgttggggttcaggctccggctgagcatctggtgtagggttatcggttgctgccggttcaggttcggtggggccctctggtgttggggtcacaagaactggattcagtgctggcagtgggtctggtgctggttgttccactggttccggttctgggactggctctgtctgggtctctgggactggatccactactgctgttgcagacataggcctggggtccaggtccatcacctctcaccgggtcctggtagaagtttccagaacagagctaggtgtgacagcttgcttagcttggctgcgggtgaccattcccgccctcttggctagcttcacatgattggccaagtcttctcccaacagcatggggatgggataatcatcatagacttcaaaagtccacattcctgaccagcccttgtactggacaggcaacttggctgtaggcaaattgaaagagttggacttgaagggttgaatcatcacttggatctctgggttgattaaattggggtccactaaggaagcatggaaagctgacacttgtgctctagtgtccctccacacggtgaccttcttcccacccacactcacagtttccctccgctccgagggtatctgggaggtatctgggcctgaggacctctggtgtgattccggtgcaatgaactgcaatctgttggggttcttggggcagctggcctttacatgccctggctcattacatttaaaacatcgtccagctgactggtcactggggcgaggtgggttgctggagaacggtgtggcgggatgataaggtggctggagggttccttggggtgtaggtggggccttgggcggcccccggtaatagagggtggtctggggttgtcccttctggtctccgctccaactgcgaccagtttttttcttctctgccacctccacccatttggctccaatctcccctgcctcgattacagttttgggcttcccatctaggatgtatctttctatttcctcaggaacaccctctaagaactgttccatttGCATGAGGAAGGGCAACTCtgctggagatttaacacttgctcctgatatccaggcatcccaatgtttcacaatgtggtaggcatgtcgggtaaatgacacgtctggtttccaccttagggctctgaatcaCTGACAGGAAAGctcaggtgttagccccattctgactcttgcctaggttttaaacagttcatactggttcaggtgttccttaggcatttcagccgccatctcagctaagggtccactgaggtgcggcctcagctctaccatgtattggtctgtagagatgccgtacccaaggcaggccctttcgaagttttctaagaaggcctcggtatcatcgcctgccttgtaggtggggaactttctgggatgtgtggaagtataacattgtataagtacaacgttgtataaggggacatgctggatacattgtatatgagagggcatgccaaaacatgttacaaagtatctgagggagcacacgtagggacagttagcttttgaatggagaagcaattaagatagagccagcacgtctaagaagcaggcatcagaatggaaggtgtgaagggcaattagttaagttaactggaagctgttaaaggagattgttaagggtggcaggtaattgaagatacgtgactggtctcagggatcttgaagggtggtgactaaaatcttttttcttcttttgtctgtaacttctctgtaacttgttctccaaaaaactgtataaattaagagacacaagccccactcggggggctcacttctaaatgtattagcagagcagctttgctaataaaacagagtggtctgataaattgtgagtctgagtcaaactttgacagatgggaagtggtacctggagaaggattgctagggtttgttgatatattctgctgagcccttgccttctccatctccagtgcatgcttcctctctttttccttctcctccactaCTTTTTCCtgtgcctccatagctctcctatGAGCAGCcacttggtgttgttctgcctctttcactgcctccatttctttgtcctttgcctccatttccatccgcatgagttctatctgtctttcatgttccttttgtttttcctcagcctcaaatctggctaattccagcttttgttgagctatggagtctgtcatcctaacctctctgtttttaactaactttacacctgagagttagacagaaaaccaaaacaaaaaaaaagacttggcttgtaaaattttgctgtgcgaatatgatacctattctctgatagttattgtcagcctacagagaaatcctaaaaaaaaaaaccctaacacctttgtctccaggcaaatgggtagaaaaTGCCTCTAGTTacttttaggtaaaaaaaaaaaaaacttcaggtctgtgaagacttgtgaatttccctgcaggaggttaactaccctgcctttaggtagggaaaactgcaattcacaaaatataattcccttttgtctctgatctggccccaaagcaaagcaaaaaaaccaacaacctccaactatttccagttggaaatctgctttccagcagcccaaaggaaaaaaaaatatttccttttaaaatctgtgtttctggttcaaaaaatctcaaattgatctcaaaatgatttcaggttaatcccaccgctctgccaccatgtcaaggttccttccccactctgaactctagggtacagatgggggacctgcatgaaaacctcctaaacttacttttaccagcttaggttaaaacttccccaaggtacaaactattttaccctttgcccttggacttccactgccaccaccaaacgtttatctgggtttattttattaggaaagcattgtttgaaaacgtctttcccccgaaaatcctcccaacccttgcaccccacttcctggggaacgtttggtaaaaatcctcaccaatttgcataggtgaccacagacccaaacccttggatcttagaacaatgaaaaaagcattcagttcttgaaaagaagaattttaatagaagaaaaagtaaaaaagaatcacctctgtaaaatcaggatggtaaataccttacagggtaattagattcaaaacatagagaatccctctaagcaaaaccttaagttacaaaaagacacaaaaaac
This window encodes:
- the LOC119566504 gene encoding protein mab-21-like 3, encoding MAGAVPAPGKKPGEGRGRPGGSQLSPAASTDPFGREQEQRQDRDASTSQPERRKFVPGVSNVKLKDMNNKPKCPAVQLTAKVKNLDVSIDLVPTIRNKGDMPMDWPQQDLRWLSDWWDQEQDTERIKPTWNIKEIDKTGTSLVAKGSYWRLTYSLAETQLLKDIDADGGHRWLALRVLKKINKENWRHWYGKVLTSYHLKTVLFWASHLNPETKNWATLMDSVRTLLKVLEFSLEKRHLPSYFLHSINLFDWRRTEEENSLKNRVLEVLRLEVRLMRCSPEPYLQLTERPQVSGPFIQRAWELNEFRREHQKDIDEFKKQEIPEESKSMDSDQE